A genome region from Burkholderiales bacterium includes the following:
- a CDS encoding tautomerase family protein, with amino-acid sequence MPIIQCDIREGRTEEQKRALAREITRVVSETIDAPVEYIYVLIRETPGFNHIKAGKHLPEFAATKARTAKSG; translated from the coding sequence ATGCCAATCATTCAGTGTGACATTCGGGAAGGGCGAACCGAGGAGCAGAAGCGCGCGCTGGCGCGGGAAATTACGCGCGTCGTGAGCGAGACCATCGATGCCCCGGTTGAATACATCTACGTGCTGATCCGAGAGACACCGGGTTTCAATCACATTAAGGCCGGCAAGCATTTGCCTGAGTTCGCCGCAACGAAAGCCCGTACTGCAAAGTCCGGTTAG